One stretch of Caloenas nicobarica isolate bCalNic1 chromosome 2, bCalNic1.hap1, whole genome shotgun sequence DNA includes these proteins:
- the MC4R gene encoding melanocortin receptor 4: protein MNFTQHRGTLQPLHFWNHSYVLHGGPSEPNAKGHPSGGCYEQLFVSPEVFVTLGIISLLENVLVIAAIAKNKNLHSPMYFFICSLAVADMLVSVSNGSETIVITLLNNTDTDAQSFTINIDNVIDSVICSSLLASICSLLSIAVDRYFTIFYALQYHNIMTVKRVGVIITCIWAACTVSGILFIIYSDSSVVIICLISMFFTMLILMASLYVHMFMMARMHIKKIAVLPGTGPIRQGANMKGAITLTILIGVFVVCWAPFFLHLIFYISCPYNPYCVCFMSHFNFYLILIMCNSIIDPLIYAFRSQELRKTFKEIICCCSLRGLCDFPGKY, encoded by the coding sequence ATGAATTTCACCCAGCACCGTGGGACACTCCAGCCTCTCCATTTCTGGAACCACAGCTACGTACTGCATGGAGGTCCCAGCGAGCCCAATGCAAAGGGCCACCCCTCCGGAGGCTGCTACGAGCAACTCTTTGTATCCCCTGAAGTGTTTGTGACTCTGGGCATCATCAGCTTGCTGGAGAACGTCCTGGTCATTGCGGCAATAGCCAAGAACAAGAACCTTCATTCACCCATGTACTTCTTCATCTGTAGCTTGGCAGTGGCTGACATGCTAGTGAGTGTATCCAATGGATCAGAAACTATTGTCATCACGCTGCTAAACAATACAGACACAGACGCACAGAGCTTTACCATAAACATTGACAATGTCATTGACTCAGTGATTTGCAGTTCCTTGCTTGCATCAATTTGCAGTCTCCTCTCAATAGCAGTGGACAGGTACTTTACTATCTTTTATGCCCTCCAGTACCATAATATCATGACAGTGAAGCGTGTAGGGGTCATCATCACATGCATATGGGCTGCTTGCACAGTCTCAGGCATTTTGTTCATCATTTACTCTGACAGCAGCGTTGTAATCATCTGCCTTATCAGCATGTTCTTCACTATGCTCATTCTCATGGCATCCCTCTATGTCCACATGTTCATGATGGCTCGGATGCATATCAAAAAGATTGCTGTTCTTCCAGGGACTGGTCCTATTCGCCAAGGGGCCAACATGAAAGGGGCTATCACTCTCACCATCCTGATTGGAGTTTTTGTTGTGTGCTGGGCACCATTTTTCCTGCACCTGATTTTCTATATCTCCTGCCCCTACAACCCTTACTGTGTGTGCTTCATGTCCCACTTTAACTTCTACCTTATCCTCATCATGTGCAATTCCATCATTGATCCACTCATCTATGCATTCCGGAGCCAGGAGctcaggaaaacatttaagGAGATTATATGCTGCTGTAGCCTGAGAGGGCTTTGTGATTTTCCTGGCAAATATTAA